Proteins from a single region of Salvelinus sp. IW2-2015 linkage group LG4p, ASM291031v2, whole genome shotgun sequence:
- the LOC111960737 gene encoding CD59B glycoprotein, whose amino-acid sequence MRTLLLTTVLLVLLCSTQVLTLRCYTCEEDDADCKQVTECPPSSMYCRTVVTADTVTRTCEEMCVSGVNAYCCQGDLCEN is encoded by the exons ATGAGGACCCTGCTACTGACAACCGTGCTGCTGGTGCTGCTCTGTAGCACTCAAG TGCTCACACTCAGGTGTTACACCTGTGAAGAGGATGACGCTGACTGCAAGCAAGTGACAGAATGTCCACCATCGAGCATGTACTGCAGAACTGTGGTGACTG CTGACACGGTGACTCGTACCTGCGAGGAGATGTGTGTCTCGGGTGTCAACGCCTACTGTTGCCAGGGTGACCTGTGTGAGAACTGA